agcacgttgggaggcagggtacattcgacttttctgacgttgaagtcaggcttggttttgttttgctcttggaggaacttccagtggtctaaggtgctttcctgagtggctctttccaccaagtgctcctccaagtcgggtacctggaggcagggttctctctggagctctccttgcgttgctcgcctgtctttgtgttcagcaccaagggctcctggttccctgcctattgctattgacacactctcactgcatctttccagttgactcttctggatgtaaaagaggacataggcctgttgactcaggacagaagcgatgctacaggcagtgacctcggcgtcatccattttataccactggcctcctggagctttgacataagagaggtaatgtccgttgtgacaactccacccagcatggaccagcacagcatagaggacatagacaagaggtcctgtgttctgctgagacatgtatggctgcatgtcaaggcactcagggtattgcacattcttggcaagtttgttgcctgtgacatcggagaatctcttcaatacaaggatgaggaccttggcagaagtgtgtagagtgaacgtcttggaggcaggcgccttctggagacaaagaccacaatgataggcattctctccattgagttcttcgggcttcaccacctgttccaaagcttgcttcacactctgagctgcctggatatccagggcaatgtccaggtaagggtcaaaggtgtccgaaacgccctggcagtggagacacttgatttgagatctccagcagcctccaaatatctggtggatgagggtggtgtcctcagagtcatgatctacctgcttgtgcccgggaaggcatgcccttttcatggcatccacaatgaacatcagaaattcatgggcatcttcctgcttgcctcgatggaagccagcaaccaatgcctgtgagggctggatgacgtggccaggacggtggagggcccgtgtgatgtgagcttccatcgtacacagcatgcagcacttgtgatgatgacaaagttgagagtgctcccgggacagcatgtagttggcaaggggtggtgtgtatgtcaggcactgcagggaagcattcacatggcaagtatttcccatattctggagcccagcccccaccgcagcaggtctcctgctactgagaggaagcttctccccagggggag
This Macaca mulatta isolate MMU2019108-1 chromosome 3, T2T-MMU8v2.0, whole genome shotgun sequence DNA region includes the following protein-coding sequences:
- the LOC144340054 gene encoding ubiquitin carboxyl-terminal hydrolase 17-like protein 6, producing the protein MEADSLHLGGEWQFNHFSKLTSSRPDAAFAEIQRTSLPEKSPLSSETHVDLCDGLAPVARQPPPGEKLPLSSRRPAAVGAGLQNMGNTCHVNASLQCLTYTPPLANYMLSREHSQLCHHHKCCMLCTMEAHITRALHRPGHVIQPSQALVAGFHRGKQEDAHEFLMFIVDAMKRACLPGHKQVDHDSEDTTLIHQIFGGCWRSQIKCLHCQGVSDTFDPYLDIALDIQAAQSVKQALEQVVKPEELNGENAYHCGLCLQKAPASKTFTLHTSAKVLILVLKRFSDVTGNKLAKNVQYPECLDMQPYMSQQNTGPLVYVLYAVLVHAGWSCHNGHYLSYVKAPGGQWYKMDDAEVTACSIASVLSQQAYVLFYIQKSQLERCSESVSIAIGREPGALGAEHKDRRATQGELQREPCLQVPDLEEHLVERATQESTLDHWKFLQEQNKTKPDFNVRKVECTLPPNVLVIHPSKYKSGMNNRHPEQQSSLLNLSSRNLAPQESMNTGTLTSLQGRTRRSKGRNKHSKRALFVCQ